One window of the Brevibacterium limosum genome contains the following:
- a CDS encoding GTPase translates to MNSSAQTEIRNLAEGIRHALSLSDDKLAGDVRTDAQNLLDRAEDRLGLGEDFTVVAFAGSTGSGKSSLFNAVAGLEIARVGVRRPTTSRPTACVWGEGGNDVLDWLHVPERSRTWRESALDGDDQRRLHGLILLDLPDHDSTAVEHRVESDRLVGLVDVVFWVVDPQKYADFSLHSEYLTKLAENSANMVVVLNQIDKLSPEEQRAAGDHLRQLLNEDGLSETNVRISSAATREGIPEIRSILADTVDSNDAAAERLLADMQAMAKRIRKELGEPVASPDELAGASRLVETMSEAAGVEAVAQTVHDDYIRRAYRKTGYPVLAWAQRNAPDPLGAKHGQDRDELVRASVPATTRAQSSHVRLMAHELIAESVSTMPQAWQNEAAEAEKKSTDELSENLDSAVTAVEITRQAPNWWSLAHALQIIFFVASIIGVLGLIASALVAAIGSGALPTWCWIVSIGLLVIGVIGSAVTSLMAKSARTRGAEEAAAEVDGRLRDAVGRVAQSSYLNPVKTVIGEHRQAYEMLG, encoded by the coding sequence GTGAACAGTTCTGCACAGACCGAGATCCGGAATCTGGCCGAAGGCATCCGACATGCGCTGTCGCTGAGCGATGACAAACTCGCCGGAGACGTCCGCACCGATGCCCAGAATCTGCTCGATCGGGCAGAAGATCGCCTGGGCCTGGGGGAGGACTTCACCGTTGTGGCCTTCGCCGGCTCCACCGGCTCGGGCAAGTCCTCGCTGTTCAACGCGGTGGCCGGTCTCGAGATCGCCCGAGTCGGTGTGCGCCGGCCGACGACCTCACGCCCGACCGCCTGTGTCTGGGGAGAGGGCGGAAACGATGTCCTCGACTGGCTGCACGTGCCCGAACGCAGCCGCACCTGGCGCGAATCGGCACTCGACGGTGACGACCAGCGGCGCCTGCACGGGCTGATCCTCCTCGATCTGCCCGACCACGACTCCACGGCAGTCGAACACCGCGTCGAATCCGACCGGCTGGTGGGACTCGTCGACGTCGTCTTCTGGGTCGTCGACCCGCAGAAGTACGCCGACTTCTCCCTCCACTCCGAGTACCTGACCAAACTCGCCGAGAACAGCGCGAACATGGTCGTCGTCCTCAACCAGATCGACAAACTCAGCCCGGAGGAGCAGAGGGCCGCAGGTGACCATCTGCGCCAGCTGCTCAACGAGGACGGGCTGAGCGAGACGAATGTGCGCATCTCCTCGGCAGCGACCCGAGAAGGCATCCCAGAGATCCGCAGCATCCTCGCTGACACCGTCGATTCGAACGACGCCGCCGCCGAAAGGCTGCTGGCCGATATGCAGGCCATGGCCAAACGGATCCGCAAGGAGCTCGGTGAACCGGTCGCCTCACCCGACGAATTGGCTGGCGCGTCCCGACTCGTCGAGACGATGTCGGAAGCTGCCGGAGTCGAAGCCGTGGCACAGACCGTTCACGACGACTACATCCGCCGGGCCTACCGCAAGACCGGGTATCCCGTCCTCGCGTGGGCACAGCGCAATGCGCCCGACCCCTTGGGCGCCAAACACGGTCAGGACCGGGACGAACTCGTCCGTGCCTCGGTGCCGGCGACGACCAGGGCACAGAGCTCGCATGTGCGGCTCATGGCTCACGAACTCATCGCAGAATCCGTGTCGACCATGCCACAGGCCTGGCAGAACGAGGCCGCAGAAGCAGAGAAGAAGAGCACGGACGAACTGTCAGAGAACCTCGACTCGGCCGTCACAGCTGTGGAGATCACCCGACAGGCCCCGAACTGGTGGTCGTTGGCGCACGCACTGCAGATCATCTTCTTCGTCGCCTCGATCATCGGGGTCCTCGGCCTCATCGCCTCCGCACTCGTCGCCGCGATCGGTTCCGGTGCTCTGCCGACCTGGTGCTGGATCGTCAGCATCGGACTGCTCGTGATCGGCGTCATCGGATCTGCTGTGACCTCGCTGATGGCGAAGTCGGCGCGGACCAGGGGCGCCGAAGAGGCGGCCGCTGAGGTCGACGGAAGGCTGCGAGACGCGGTCGGTCGCGTCGCCCAGAGCTCATACCTCAACCCGGTGAAGACTGTCATCGGGGAGCATCGACAGGCTTATGAGATGCTCGGCTGA
- a CDS encoding acetyl-CoA C-acetyltransferase — translation MADAVIVAGARTPFGRLQGELSKLSAVELGAEAIAGALDRAGIQGSDVDYVIMGQVLQAGNSQGPGRQAAVKAGIPMSVPAVSVNKLCLSGINTITQAAQLIRAGEYDIVVAGGQESMSQAPHMLTKSRSGYKYGDVVVKDHMDYDGLWDAFTDQAMGGLTEEANAGDREFSRAEQDAFSARSHQRAAAAQESGAFENEIVPVTISSRKGDVTVSVDEGVRSNTTVDSLSKLRPSFRKDGTITAGNASQISDGACAVVVMSREKAEQLGAPILAEVRSHAWTAGPDSTLQHQPSQAIRVAAEREGVAADSFDLYEINEAFAAVGLASAKDLGVDEDKVNVNGGAVALGHPIGASGARVVLTLALELQRRGGGTGIAALCGGGGQGDSLIVTVPAQA, via the coding sequence ATGGCTGATGCAGTGATCGTCGCCGGAGCGCGCACACCGTTCGGGCGACTGCAGGGAGAGCTGTCGAAACTCAGCGCCGTCGAGCTCGGCGCCGAAGCCATCGCCGGTGCACTCGATCGCGCCGGAATTCAGGGCTCTGACGTCGACTACGTGATCATGGGCCAGGTTCTGCAGGCCGGAAACAGTCAGGGTCCCGGTCGGCAGGCGGCGGTCAAGGCCGGTATTCCCATGTCCGTTCCGGCTGTGTCGGTGAATAAGCTGTGCCTGTCGGGGATCAATACGATCACCCAGGCCGCTCAGCTGATCCGGGCCGGCGAGTACGACATCGTGGTGGCCGGCGGGCAGGAGTCGATGAGCCAGGCTCCGCACATGCTCACGAAGTCGCGTTCGGGCTACAAGTACGGCGACGTCGTCGTCAAGGACCATATGGACTACGACGGTCTCTGGGACGCATTCACCGATCAGGCCATGGGCGGACTGACCGAAGAGGCCAACGCCGGTGACCGCGAATTCTCCCGCGCCGAGCAGGACGCGTTCTCTGCTCGTTCGCACCAGCGAGCCGCCGCGGCGCAGGAGTCCGGGGCCTTCGAGAACGAAATCGTTCCCGTGACCATCAGCTCGCGCAAGGGCGATGTCACCGTCTCCGTCGATGAGGGAGTGCGGTCGAATACGACCGTCGACTCCCTGTCCAAGCTGCGCCCCTCCTTCCGCAAAGACGGAACGATCACCGCCGGCAATGCCTCCCAGATCTCCGACGGGGCTTGCGCTGTCGTCGTCATGTCGCGTGAGAAGGCCGAACAGCTGGGCGCTCCGATCCTCGCCGAAGTCCGGTCCCATGCATGGACCGCCGGGCCCGATTCGACTCTCCAGCACCAGCCGTCACAGGCCATCAGGGTCGCTGCCGAACGCGAAGGCGTCGCAGCCGATTCCTTCGATCTCTACGAGATCAACGAGGCCTTCGCCGCCGTCGGCCTGGCCAGCGCCAAGGACCTCGGCGTCGACGAGGACAAGGTCAACGTCAACGGAGGGGCCGTCGCACTGGGCCACCCGATCGGCGCCTCGGGAGCACGAGTCGTCCTCACCCTTGCCCTCGAACTCCAGCGCCGAGGCGGCGGCACGGGAATCGCCGCCCTCTGCGGCGGCGGCGGGCAGGGCGACTCGCTCATCGTGACAGTGCCTGCTCAGGCCTGA
- a CDS encoding thiamine-binding protein, with protein sequence MLAAFSVAPSGGEGADASVHDAVAAAVEIVRNSGLPHRTDSMFTTIEGEWDEVFAVIKDATEAVGQFGTRVSLVVKADIRPGYSGEIDGKLERLEKAIDARGDD encoded by the coding sequence ATGCTCGCAGCTTTCTCAGTCGCCCCCAGCGGGGGAGAAGGGGCCGATGCTTCGGTCCACGACGCCGTGGCAGCGGCCGTCGAGATCGTCCGCAACTCCGGTCTGCCGCACCGCACGGACTCGATGTTCACGACCATCGAAGGCGAATGGGACGAAGTCTTCGCGGTCATCAAAGACGCCACCGAGGCCGTCGGCCAGTTCGGCACCCGGGTGTCGCTGGTGGTCAAGGCCGATATCAGGCCCGGCTACTCCGGCGAGATCGACGGCAAACTCGAGCGCCTGGAGAAGGCGATCGACGCCCGCGGAGACGACTGA
- the nucS gene encoding endonuclease NucS gives MRLVIAQCSVDYAGRLTAHLPMATRLIMLKSDGSVLIHSDGGSYKPLNWMTPPCTVRHIEPDAEQTEAGLTELWEVSQTKTGDRLVISIAEVLADDTYEFGVDPGLVKDGVEAHLQELLAEHIQALGEGYSLVRREYMTAIGPVDILARDDGQKSVAVEIKRRGDIDGVEQLTRYLELMNRDPLLSPVRGVFAAQEIKPQARTLAEDRGIRCVVLDYDALRGMDDPESRLF, from the coding sequence GTGCGTCTAGTCATAGCCCAATGCTCCGTTGATTATGCCGGTCGTCTGACCGCCCACCTGCCGATGGCCACCCGCCTCATCATGCTCAAGTCCGACGGCTCGGTGCTCATCCATTCCGACGGCGGTTCCTATAAGCCGCTGAACTGGATGACTCCCCCGTGCACGGTTCGGCACATCGAGCCCGATGCCGAGCAGACAGAAGCCGGGCTGACCGAGCTGTGGGAAGTCTCGCAGACGAAGACGGGCGACCGCCTGGTCATCTCAATCGCCGAGGTCCTCGCTGACGACACCTATGAGTTCGGTGTCGATCCGGGGCTGGTCAAGGACGGTGTCGAAGCACACCTGCAGGAGCTGCTCGCCGAACACATCCAAGCCCTCGGCGAAGGCTACAGCTTGGTTCGCCGCGAATACATGACGGCGATCGGACCAGTGGACATCCTGGCGCGCGACGATGGGCAGAAGTCGGTGGCGGTCGAGATCAAGCGCCGTGGCGATATCGACGGAGTCGAGCAGCTCACTCGCTATCTCGAACTGATGAATCGCGATCCTCTGCTCAGCCCTGTCCGGGGAGTCTTTGCAGCTCAGGAGATCAAGCCGCAGGCACGTACGCTCGCTGAAGACCGCGGCATCCGCTGCGTCGTCCTCGACTACGATGCCCTCCGCGGTATGGACGACCCGGAGTCACGCCTCTTCTGA
- a CDS encoding coiled-coil domain-containing protein, translated as MTPTEEFRTAMRGYEKSEVDSRLQQLRTEVESVRKALADARSQVINADRAKLQIAGELSEAKAQLKKAANDNAEAAGPPGSRIDHLLKIAESQARETLAQANSDAETIRNKARAEAASARARMHTESNDTLSNARSEADAITSSAELRAEETIKAAEKRAAELSATTERETNQAKEANAASAKEARESLDLELSELRATAEKEAADLRAEAKAEAEETVAAAQAQADELLKAAKARDEASKKAGNEFDVELANKRKEAETERKKRYEEAQAENKKLIEEAQARAAKADTEAKEAAERAEQTRTDAVKKADEIIADGKSRAQTLIAEARATAEATIEESAAEAKRNVASAQSQVDLLTKQRKTITAQLDQLRSLFAMPGVMGGDSVDPAKAESASHATEQIADGQELEDLLADDDSSDAAKDDASKQSTETAKSTDAEADPAGAVESEDSKATGAPKSDGAGAEENGSAKSDAESTDDAKTTPDSNTAAESAADSADDDEDTKGEDLPNGATDEDTISINAQVSGSKKNSSKTSRSRNSLR; from the coding sequence GTGACGCCCACCGAAGAATTCCGCACAGCGATGCGCGGCTACGAGAAGAGTGAAGTCGATTCGCGTCTGCAGCAGCTGCGCACCGAGGTCGAGTCGGTCCGCAAAGCCTTGGCCGATGCGCGCAGTCAGGTCATCAATGCAGATCGGGCGAAGCTGCAGATCGCCGGAGAGCTCTCTGAAGCCAAGGCACAGCTGAAGAAGGCTGCCAACGACAACGCAGAGGCCGCCGGTCCTCCCGGCAGCCGCATCGACCATCTCCTCAAGATCGCCGAATCGCAGGCCCGCGAGACCCTGGCTCAGGCCAATTCCGATGCTGAGACGATCCGGAACAAGGCCCGCGCCGAGGCGGCTTCCGCTCGTGCTCGGATGCACACCGAGAGCAATGACACCCTGTCCAATGCCCGCTCCGAAGCCGATGCGATCACCTCCTCGGCCGAGCTGCGCGCCGAAGAGACGATCAAGGCCGCGGAGAAGCGCGCCGCGGAGCTCAGCGCGACCACCGAACGAGAGACCAATCAGGCCAAGGAAGCGAATGCCGCTTCCGCGAAGGAAGCTCGCGAGAGCCTCGATCTCGAACTCTCCGAACTGCGGGCGACTGCGGAGAAGGAAGCTGCAGATCTGCGCGCAGAAGCCAAGGCCGAGGCCGAGGAGACTGTAGCTGCCGCACAGGCACAGGCCGATGAGCTGCTCAAGGCCGCGAAGGCCCGCGATGAGGCGTCGAAGAAGGCCGGAAACGAATTCGACGTCGAACTCGCGAACAAGCGCAAAGAAGCCGAAACCGAACGCAAGAAGCGCTACGAAGAGGCTCAGGCTGAGAACAAGAAGCTCATCGAAGAGGCTCAGGCACGCGCAGCGAAGGCCGACACCGAGGCGAAGGAGGCTGCCGAGCGCGCGGAGCAGACCCGCACCGACGCGGTGAAGAAGGCTGACGAGATCATCGCCGATGGAAAGTCTCGCGCCCAGACGCTCATCGCCGAAGCTCGGGCCACCGCGGAGGCGACCATCGAGGAATCCGCGGCGGAGGCGAAGCGCAATGTCGCCTCGGCACAGTCGCAGGTCGATCTGCTCACGAAGCAGCGCAAGACGATCACCGCTCAGCTCGATCAGCTCCGCTCCCTGTTTGCGATGCCCGGAGTCATGGGCGGCGACTCGGTGGATCCGGCGAAGGCCGAATCGGCTTCTCACGCAACCGAACAGATCGCCGACGGTCAGGAACTCGAAGATCTGCTGGCCGACGATGACTCATCGGATGCAGCGAAGGACGACGCTTCCAAGCAGTCGACCGAGACTGCGAAGTCGACCGACGCCGAGGCTGATCCGGCCGGGGCCGTCGAGTCCGAGGATTCGAAAGCGACTGGAGCTCCGAAGAGCGACGGCGCCGGAGCCGAGGAGAACGGCTCCGCGAAGTCCGACGCCGAGTCGACCGATGATGCGAAGACGACGCCTGATTCGAACACCGCTGCAGAGTCGGCTGCGGACTCCGCCGACGATGATGAGGACACGAAGGGCGAAGACCTGCCCAACGGCGCCACTGACGAGGACACCATCTCGATCAACGCTCAGGTCTCCGGCTCGAAGAAGAACAGCTCGAAGACGTCACGCTCGCGCAACTCGCTTCGCTGA
- a CDS encoding DUF6993 domain-containing protein codes for MRLVPVLGAAALTLALSGCSLLGFGSDDPQPQPKQTQAKPVAEVDKVLKALKPLTGDKESVPSTKKFFTTMLDAGYEPEQLEATIDESPLGNEVPSKMFGVKTDKGCVVGEIRAGKASADLVQPTESTGSCLFGEVERPKGVKAPKGEKRDEDGDSNGAGHLPGEDINGKDGETESPAPSGDDAESASTGGSEGTSGSEGTDGSEGTDGSGTEGTSGDGGSGETSNGGDTSGGAPSLGGG; via the coding sequence ATGCGTCTCGTTCCTGTGCTGGGTGCCGCAGCACTGACACTGGCTTTGTCGGGCTGTTCACTTCTGGGCTTCGGCTCCGATGATCCGCAGCCCCAGCCGAAGCAGACACAGGCGAAGCCCGTCGCCGAAGTCGACAAGGTGCTCAAGGCGCTCAAACCGCTGACGGGAGACAAGGAATCGGTGCCGTCGACGAAGAAGTTCTTCACCACGATGCTCGACGCCGGATACGAGCCCGAGCAGCTCGAGGCCACGATCGACGAATCGCCGCTGGGCAACGAGGTTCCCTCGAAGATGTTCGGAGTCAAGACCGACAAAGGCTGCGTCGTCGGAGAGATCCGGGCGGGCAAAGCCAGTGCCGACCTCGTCCAGCCCACGGAGTCGACGGGTTCCTGCCTGTTCGGCGAGGTCGAACGGCCGAAGGGCGTCAAGGCGCCGAAGGGTGAGAAGCGCGACGAAGACGGCGATTCCAACGGTGCCGGTCATCTGCCGGGCGAGGACATCAACGGCAAAGACGGCGAGACCGAGAGCCCCGCGCCGAGCGGAGACGACGCCGAATCAGCAAGCACCGGGGGCTCCGAAGGGACCTCAGGCTCTGAAGGCACCGACGGCTCTGAAGGCACTGACGGCTCTGGCACCGAAGGCACGTCAGGGGACGGCGGATCGGGAGAGACCTCGAATGGAGGCGACACTTCAGGAGGGGCCCCGTCACTCGGCGGAGGCTGA
- a CDS encoding dynamin family protein, which yields MTESKSAVTPPVGQALNDIVKRVSETRFTLRSEDFADARTAHSTLTAELNDYLLPRINSSRTPFLIAVGGSTGAGKSTLVNSLVGRNVSPAGVRRPTTGNPVVIFNPADSKFFESEHYLPDLPRSSDPQSSVPGVVLIADENIEPGTAILDCPDIDSISETNRALSHRVLLSADLWLFVTTANRYADAAPWALLKTAAARSTSVAIVLDRVPPEANREVRHHLSSLLSEAGLANSPIFSVAELELEDGLLPHSAIYPIRSWISQVGTEGTSLERIRNRTLTGAVAALPLRVRELADFAETQEQAHSALAGSLEKSFRSAQSGLVEVFSDGRVLHGEVNARWQDFVGTGQLFRGLEPTMARMRDRISAAVTGKHDAATPLHVAILRSAAVSLREQAIDVVDEVNAEWRNTAAGAALIEDQPELRTVGAGLEDAVKSAVSTWSDEVNALVRDIGQGKKSKARILSFGVAGVCAVVEYAAFWDPQQSRDVGQGNRQGAGVALNLAETIFGEDEAAGLISSIRQRFLDAAVGIVASCRTPFDNALRLSAVPARQAGALRASGERLEVAL from the coding sequence ATGACTGAGAGCAAGAGCGCCGTGACGCCGCCGGTCGGCCAAGCGTTGAACGATATCGTCAAGCGAGTCTCGGAGACGCGCTTCACCCTGCGCAGCGAAGACTTCGCCGACGCTCGCACAGCACACTCGACGCTGACCGCAGAACTCAACGACTACCTGCTGCCGCGGATCAACAGTTCACGGACGCCGTTCCTCATCGCTGTGGGCGGATCGACCGGTGCCGGCAAATCGACACTGGTCAACTCGCTCGTGGGCCGGAACGTGAGTCCTGCCGGAGTGCGTCGACCGACGACAGGCAACCCGGTCGTCATCTTCAACCCGGCCGATTCCAAATTCTTCGAATCAGAACACTACCTGCCGGACCTGCCCCGCAGCTCCGATCCGCAGTCGAGCGTGCCCGGAGTCGTTCTCATCGCCGATGAGAACATCGAACCGGGCACGGCCATCCTCGACTGCCCCGATATCGACTCCATCTCAGAAACGAACCGTGCGCTGTCGCACAGGGTGCTGCTCAGCGCAGATCTGTGGCTCTTCGTGACCACGGCGAACCGGTATGCCGATGCCGCTCCCTGGGCGCTGCTGAAGACAGCGGCGGCGCGAAGCACCTCCGTGGCCATCGTCCTCGACCGGGTTCCGCCCGAAGCCAACCGCGAAGTCAGGCATCATCTGTCGAGTCTGCTCTCTGAAGCGGGACTGGCGAACTCACCGATCTTCTCCGTCGCCGAGCTCGAACTCGAGGACGGACTGCTCCCGCATTCGGCGATCTATCCGATACGCTCCTGGATCTCCCAGGTCGGCACAGAGGGAACCTCCCTCGAACGCATCCGCAACCGCACGCTCACCGGCGCCGTCGCGGCCCTGCCGCTGCGGGTCCGCGAACTCGCGGACTTCGCCGAGACTCAGGAACAGGCGCACTCCGCTCTGGCCGGTTCGTTGGAGAAGAGCTTCCGATCCGCGCAGTCGGGACTCGTCGAGGTGTTCTCTGACGGTCGCGTCCTGCACGGGGAGGTCAATGCCCGCTGGCAGGACTTCGTGGGCACCGGACAGCTGTTCCGCGGTCTGGAGCCGACCATGGCCCGAATGCGCGATCGCATCTCGGCGGCGGTCACCGGCAAACATGACGCGGCCACTCCTCTGCACGTGGCGATTCTGCGCAGTGCCGCGGTCTCACTGCGCGAACAGGCCATCGACGTGGTCGATGAGGTCAACGCCGAATGGCGCAATACGGCCGCCGGAGCCGCCCTCATCGAGGACCAGCCCGAACTGCGAACTGTCGGGGCAGGTCTCGAGGACGCGGTGAAGTCGGCCGTGAGCACCTGGTCCGACGAAGTCAATGCGCTCGTGCGCGATATCGGTCAGGGCAAGAAGTCCAAGGCCCGAATCCTCTCCTTCGGTGTCGCCGGCGTCTGCGCAGTCGTCGAATACGCCGCCTTCTGGGATCCGCAGCAAAGCCGCGATGTGGGGCAGGGCAACCGGCAGGGAGCCGGAGTCGCACTCAACCTCGCAGAGACGATCTTCGGAGAGGACGAGGCCGCCGGGCTCATCTCCTCGATCCGCCAGCGCTTCCTCGATGCCGCTGTGGGAATCGTCGCGAGCTGCCGGACCCCTTTCGACAACGCTCTGAGACTATCCGCGGTACCGGCGCGGCAAGCGGGCGCCCTGCGCGCCTCCGGTGAACGACTTGAGGTGGCATTGTGA
- a CDS encoding single-stranded DNA-binding protein has protein sequence MSAIPITVTGTIATDPTARTLPSGRACASFRLAVNHWRVDKNTGEFVTDGTSWFGIDCYGELASNSAMSLSTGAAVIVTGNLRNREWATEERSGISPTVVAEHIGPDLRYGTAHYRRAKASERSQSTAGQADTESSGTNDGGWDTLGPAETPAAVPGGGHGDVASATGTDSFAQKDSDDDGRAGSEGGADADTSVSSEGSTGTDRAAGGEDDPIARETANAAAPF, from the coding sequence ATGTCCGCAATCCCGATCACCGTCACCGGCACAATCGCCACAGACCCCACCGCGCGCACGCTGCCGTCCGGGCGCGCCTGCGCCTCGTTCCGGCTCGCCGTGAACCATTGGCGAGTCGACAAGAACACCGGGGAGTTCGTCACCGACGGCACCTCATGGTTCGGCATCGACTGCTATGGCGAACTGGCCAGCAATTCCGCAATGTCGCTGAGCACCGGAGCCGCGGTGATCGTGACGGGCAACCTGAGGAACCGGGAATGGGCCACTGAAGAGCGAAGCGGAATCTCGCCGACGGTGGTCGCCGAGCATATCGGCCCCGATCTGAGATACGGCACCGCACACTACCGGCGAGCGAAAGCATCCGAACGCTCACAGTCCACTGCCGGACAGGCGGACACGGAGTCCTCCGGAACGAATGATGGGGGCTGGGACACTTTGGGCCCTGCCGAAACGCCTGCCGCGGTGCCCGGCGGCGGGCACGGCGATGTCGCCAGTGCGACTGGAACAGACAGCTTCGCCCAGAAGGATTCGGATGATGATGGCCGCGCCGGTTCCGAGGGCGGCGCCGATGCCGACACCAGCGTCTCATCTGAAGGCAGCACCGGCACCGACAGGGCCGCGGGAGGCGAAGACGATCCGATCGCACGCGAGACCGCGAACGCGGCAGCACCGTTCTGA
- the ettA gene encoding energy-dependent translational throttle protein EttA, which translates to MAEFIYTMHKARKAHGDKVILDDVSMSFYPGAKIGMVGPNGAGKSTILKIMAGLEQPSNGEARLSPGYSVGILMQEPPLNEEKTVLGNVEEGVGEIKAKVDRFNAISEEMADPDADFDALMEEMGKLQEAIDAADAWDLDSQLEQAMDALRCPPPDADVSVLSGGERRRVALCKLLLEKPDLLLLDEPTNHLDAESVLWLEQHLKTYPGAVIAITHDRYFLDHVAEWIAEVDRGHLYPYEGNYSTYLEKKRERLQVQGKKDAKLAKRLKDELDWVRSNPKAKQTKSKARLARYEEMAAEAEKTRKLDFEEIQIPAGPRLGDIVIEADNLQKGFDDRLLIDGLSFSLPRNGIVGVIGPNGVGKSTLFKTIVGLEDLDGGELKVGDTVKISYVDQSRGGIDPDKTLWEVVSDGLDFIQVGSVEMPSRAYVSAFGFKGPDQQKKAGILSGGERNRLNLALTLKQGGNLLLLDEPTNDLDVETLGSLENALLEFPGCAVVVSHDRWFLDRVATHILAWEGTEENPASWYWFEGNFEAYEKNKVERLGEDAARPHRVTHRRLTRD; encoded by the coding sequence ATGGCCGAATTCATCTACACCATGCACAAGGCGCGCAAAGCGCACGGTGACAAAGTCATCCTCGACGATGTATCGATGTCGTTCTACCCCGGAGCGAAGATCGGTATGGTCGGCCCCAACGGCGCCGGCAAATCAACGATTCTCAAGATCATGGCGGGACTCGAGCAGCCGTCCAACGGTGAAGCTCGACTCAGCCCCGGGTACTCGGTGGGCATCCTCATGCAGGAACCGCCCCTGAACGAAGAGAAGACCGTGCTCGGCAACGTCGAAGAAGGCGTCGGCGAGATCAAGGCGAAGGTCGACCGCTTCAACGCCATCTCCGAGGAGATGGCCGACCCCGACGCGGACTTCGACGCCCTCATGGAAGAGATGGGCAAACTGCAGGAAGCCATCGACGCCGCCGACGCCTGGGATCTCGACTCCCAGCTCGAGCAGGCGATGGACGCACTGCGCTGTCCGCCGCCGGACGCGGACGTCTCCGTGCTCTCCGGCGGTGAACGCCGCCGTGTGGCACTGTGCAAGCTGCTGCTTGAGAAGCCCGACCTGCTGCTCCTCGATGAGCCGACCAACCACCTCGATGCAGAATCGGTGCTGTGGCTCGAGCAGCACCTGAAGACCTACCCCGGCGCAGTCATCGCGATTACGCACGACAGGTACTTCCTCGATCACGTGGCCGAATGGATCGCCGAAGTCGACCGCGGTCACCTCTACCCCTATGAGGGCAACTACTCGACATACCTCGAGAAGAAGCGCGAACGCCTGCAGGTGCAGGGCAAGAAAGACGCGAAGCTCGCCAAGCGCCTCAAGGACGAACTCGACTGGGTGCGTTCGAACCCGAAGGCGAAGCAGACGAAGTCGAAGGCTCGTCTGGCCCGCTATGAGGAGATGGCCGCCGAAGCGGAGAAGACTCGGAAGCTCGACTTCGAAGAGATCCAGATCCCGGCCGGACCGCGTCTGGGCGACATCGTCATCGAAGCGGACAACCTGCAGAAGGGATTCGACGATCGCCTGCTCATCGACGGTCTGAGCTTCTCGCTGCCGCGCAACGGCATCGTCGGCGTCATCGGCCCCAACGGCGTCGGAAAGTCGACGCTGTTCAAGACCATCGTCGGCCTCGAAGACCTCGACGGCGGCGAGCTCAAGGTCGGCGACACCGTGAAGATCTCCTACGTCGACCAGTCACGTGGAGGCATCGATCCGGACAAGACGCTGTGGGAGGTCGTGTCCGACGGACTCGACTTCATCCAGGTCGGTTCGGTCGAGATGCCGTCTCGCGCCTATGTCTCCGCGTTCGGATTCAAGGGCCCCGACCAGCAGAAGAAGGCCGGAATCCTCTCCGGCGGCGAACGCAACCGACTCAACCTGGCCCTCACGCTCAAACAGGGCGGAAACCTCCTCCTGCTCGATGAGCCGACGAACGACCTCGACGTCGAGACCCTGGGCTCCCTGGAGAACGCTCTTCTCGAGTTCCCCGGCTGTGCCGTGGTCGTCTCGCACGATCGCTGGTTCCTCGACCGTGTGGCCACCCACAT